A segment of the Salmo trutta chromosome 3, fSalTru1.1, whole genome shotgun sequence genome:
ATATATTAATTTATATATTGTCTTAGTACCTTGACCATCCCAGTGATTAAGTGATTACGTGaacgaatgaatgaatgaaaattATGCCTCATTACTTTGACCATGCTGGTGATAACTCCTTCCTCTATGATCCTGACTGCGTTCCTCAGGCCGCGTGCGAAGGCGTCCATGGCTCCAATGTGGGCTATGAACAGGTCCTCCAGGTCCGTGGACTCCCTACGCACCTTAGCATCGAAGTTCAGACCCCCCGGCTGCAGACCACCCTGCTCTATCACAGTCTGGGGAggataaaacaatacattttcttATGTTCTTTCTGCTGACGTTCTGATAGGTATCATAATGAAATAACTGTTTAttagtaattgtgtgtgtgtgtccattatcTCCTATGTCACCTTCATTATCATGGTGGTGTTCCTGATGTCCATGGGGAACTGGTCTGTGTCCCAGCCCAGGTCAGGAGAACCTGTGTTGGAGTCCACAGAGCCCAGCATGCCAAACCTACACACCAGAACAACAGGCTTATTAGGTTAACTGGACTGGAACATCCAGATTACCAGGAATGACGTCAACTACCCAGTCCAAAAAATACCACTAACCCCTACGCACTTCTGAAAGGTATAAGAAATATGGTGAAAATTATACCTCCCCTATCATTACATCTACCCTATCAGAGGGCAAGGTGGAGCATTAACATATTGATTCGACCTATCCAATCTCTTCAGACCTACACAAGTCCATCAAGGTAGAGAGCAGGGGATAGGGGGTTGATTTGGGAAACGTGAAAGTCAACATGGCGACTTACACAGAGGCCATGATGACGTCGTGTTCATAGGAATGCCCAGCTAGAGTGGTGTGGTTGGGTTCGATGTTCAGCTTGAAGTGGCTGTCCAGTTCATAATGCTTCAGGAAGCCTATGACACTCATTGCATCTATAAAAAGGTGAAACAGCAACATGTACAAAGAGATGTAACATGGAAATTAAAGGCATCAGAGATTTTCTAGCATCTAATTTTTAGATGTGGTTAGTAATGCAGATAAACTAACTCTTGAGGGCCTCCATAGTTCAACAGTAACCACATAGTATATCCTTACAATGTGTACATTATGTTAATGTTGTGTTATACACCTAAAAGCCTTACCATAGTCGTATTGATGTTTGCATGGCTCTTTGGGCTTGGGTTCAATGAGGAACTGGCACTTCAACCCTATCTTCTCCTTGTACTCTGATATACAAAAACACAATCAGGTTATCATCTGAAAATGGTAGGGGACAGTTAAAAGTTGGTACAGTATTATGGTAAcaatgtattacacacacagcaGTGCTAGCTACTTACTGACAGCCATTTTGAAAAAGTTTGCCATATGTTTCAGTTCAGCGCCAACATCAGTGTTGTGTATCGAGTAAAAACCCTCCCTGCCGCCCCAGAAGACTGCACAAGGAGACAAAAATACATGCATAGGTTAGGTGGTGGCAAAGACAGAGTCAGTGAAATCATGGTGGTTAATTATGAGATATTATTTATTCTCTCATCTCACCAAAGTTCTCTGCTCCCAGCTTCTTAGCTACATCCAGTCCTTTCTTCACCTGGGCCCCAGCATAGGCCAAAACATGGCAGTCAGGGTTGGTCGCTGCTCCATTCATGTACCTATGGTATTAGCAATAAATACAACATTAATTAAAAGAAATGTAGGCTCCAAGTCGAATGGCAAAGAAATGGCTTCATCGTGAAAGATGGACAATTAGACATAAATATTGTGAAAAACAATGCATATAGCCAATAATATACAATATATCCTCTATTATACAGCCTACAACAGATTATCATCTCTTCCACTTTGAAGTGTAAAAATAACCTTTGGAGTGTAAAAATGACTAAGGTTGATGAGGAAAGCTGACCTTGAGTGAGCAAACAGATTGCAGGTGACCCACAGCACCTTCACCCCAGTCCTATTCTGCAGCTGCAGGGCCAGGTCTGTCATCTCATCCAGGTTGCTGTTGGACTCCTCCAGAGTGCTTCCCTCAGGGGACATGTCCCTATACAACAGGATGGATAAGAGGGTAACATAGATCAGTTAGTATACAGTTAGATCAAGCATCTTGGACGGTGCAACTTCTTCAAGGCATAAATGGCCACTCTATCCATGTCTCTACCGACTACCAAGAAGATGAATTGATTTGATACTGTAGGAACAATGTGACAATACCTGTCATGAAAGGTGTAGTACTTCACCTGAAAAGAACATACACATGAATCTATATGGTTtacatgttgtttttttaaagcTGTACATTCTTAAAGACAAAATATTAAAGGTACAGTATTTGGGTGGAAGTTCACTCACACCAAGTTTGGTGAAGAACTCAAAGGCTGCATGGAGTCTCTTCTTGGCACATTCCATGGGGGTAGCACCCTCATTCCAGGGTCTGTGTAGTgtctggaacccaaaagggtcaGCACCTGGTGGTGGGTCGAATGGAGGAAAACCAAATACATCACATGAAGTCATCGTGACAGACCCATGATGAGAGATCGGGGTTGTTTTTTTTATGAAAGAGACCGTGCTTTATTGAATTAAATGTACAAATGTTTCTGTCGTCTATGTACAGTATAAATGAGAGTGACCTGAAGCAATCAATGTGTGTTCGTGAACATTCATTACCAGTCCCACAGAAGGAGTGCCAGTAACAGACTGAGAATCTCAGCCAGTCCTCCATATTTCTGCCCAGCAGCACCTGCACAGGTAAACAGTTACATGAAGCCTGCTGGGAAAACCTCAGTTGGGATCATTCAGGTGTGTAAAGGAGGTGGAGTCTCACTGCGCAACAGGAAGACACCGGACACACACAGCTCTTCTTTCATGTTTGCCACACCTACTTCTTCTGCATTGTAGTGTTGGAAACACAAGACGTTTCGAGCTCCAGTGTTGGGTACATATGGAATCTTCGGAATACCTGTGTGATACATtaatctcggttaacccagaagTAAAATCTCGCACAGTGCTTGATTTGGGaaggagctcaccggagctgagtaccggcacctcaaatgtcctactgcttgagctcctgttcctcttatagaatattgtcTCAAAAGTATAGTGGCGCTGCTGCGCCTAAATATTAACACTACCGGTACTCCTTTCCCCCCCgtgcagttttcggtttggctatatgtttcaagtgtattagtaaatctctcccatgtcttattcgactagtagttgttctgaaatgtttattgcttgcctacattttactccctttatgtttaatataacacacatacattcattattcatttcagttgcctatcctgacgtgaagtttgttctatagaaagtatttgactctagtgacaaaataaaggaaattagaagggggagaTTTTGTCAAGGCCATTTTCTTGCCTGCCGAGTGGATTTCGGCAGGCAAGAAAATGGCCATGccgaaccccccccccttaaaatttcctgaattttgtggctagagtaaaatactttctatagaacaaacttcacgtcaggataggcaaccaaaattaataattaatgtatgtgtgttatattaaacataaagggagtaaaatgtaggcaagaaataaacatttcagaacaactactagtcgaatgagacatgggagagatgacgaattttagcaaagagatttatttatagactaattcAAATCGCCAAAacgaaaactgcagacattaccAGGGCCTCCGCCGCGGTCAAAccgctttaaaaaataaaatgaaacgcagcctaacgtgatcattgaaggacacaaataaaaaatgcttctgctactaagatcagtgaaatataagctaaactgacaacggagtgaaGAGCAGACTCAAGCAAATATAAAACATTGCCTTGGAAAATCGGGTTTCCCTGCTAATATTGCAGAAACTTCACATGTATAAAGCATCTAACTGCCATGCACGACGAAAAACAACTTCAGTTATTGTTTGGTGAATGCATGCAACTTCCAATCTCGGCTCTTGTTTGCATGGTCAATTGCCACTGACTTAAAGCCTATATAAAACCGATATTGAGGAAGAAGTGTGCTATAATTGAAGCAAAGAATGATTACCAGCAAAGAATTCTGTTTCCATAGCCATGTCAAACACTTTTAAGAGTTTTCCCCTTGAAGTTCCACTTTGTCTTGAACGAAAATAAGAAACGCAATCTTCACATCTACCACAAGGTGTCTCTGGTAACCAGCAGAACACTAACCGTTTAAGATTTTTGTCAAAATAGTATTTTTTGGTCCCGTTTGACAGCATCAAACCGCCTTTCAAAACCCACAAACTAGTCAGCTCTTATCGCCGTTTTCTTTGGTCAACGCTAACTGTCATTCCCAAATCCCGTGGTAGACTTTGGATCTGATAGGCTAATCTATGCATTGCAACATTATTGCAGTCATTCACATTGTACGACTTCTTTAGGGCTCCATTTACTAGTAGCAAGATTATGAAGACAAACAGGACTATGACTGGGTGAATCTCGAAAAGTCATGTTATAAATCAGGGTAAACAAGAttatataacaatgtgcaaacaAACATTTAAATAAGCCATAATATTATGCAGCCAGGGCATGTTCAATATCTGATGTTTATTTCAATTACAATGGATCTTTTACAAAATATCTGATGCAAAAACATCAACGAAAAAAGTAGAAACAAGACAGGACACCATATACACTATTCCATAAATACATATTTACATacattatagtagtagtagtatatagaATCCAACAGAAATTTGGTCTGGAATTCCAGGTGGAATCTGTCAGCAGCAGAAAATATTTCTATGTGCACCTTTGAAGCCCTATATCATTGGTtacttccaaaatggcaccctattcccattacagtgcacaacttttgaccagggactggtcaaaagtagt
Coding sequences within it:
- the LOC115181102 gene encoding uncharacterized protein LOC115181102 isoform X2 translates to MLSNGTKKYYFDKNLKRLVFCWLPETPCGRCEDCVSYFRSRQSGTSRGKLLKVFDMAMETEFFAGIPKIPYVPNTGARNVLCFQHYNAEEVLLGRNMEDWLRFSVCYWHSFCGTGADPFGFQTLHRPWNEGATPMECAKKRLHAAFEFFTKLGVKYYTFHDRDMSPEGSTLEESNSNLDEMTDLALQLQNRTGVKVLWVTCNLFAHSRYMNGAATNPDCHVLAYAGAQVKKGLDVAKKLGAENFVFWGGREGFYSIHNTDVGAELKHMANFFKMAVKYKEKIGLKCQFLIEPKPKEPCKHQYDYDAMSVIGFLKHYELDSHFKLNIEPNHTTLAGHSYEHDVIMASVFGMLGSVDSNTGSPDLGWDTDQFPMDIRNTTMIMKTVIEQGGLQPGGLNFDAKVRRESTDLEDLFIAHIGAMDAFARGLRNAVRIIEEGVITSMVKDFVKQNGEPKVTSGKQEKYETVFNHYL
- the LOC115181102 gene encoding uncharacterized protein LOC115181102 isoform X1, which codes for MLSNGTKKYYFDKNLKRLVFCWLPETPCGRCEDCVSYFRSRQSGTSRGKLLKVFDMAMETEFFAGIPKIPYVPNTGARNVLCFQHYNAEEVLLGRNMEDWLRFSVCYWHSFCGTGADPFGFQTLHRPWNEGATPMECAKKRLHAAFEFFTKLGVKYYTFHDRDMSPEGSTLEESNSNLDEMTDLALQLQNRTGVKVLWVTCNLFAHSRYMNGAATNPDCHVLAYAGAQVKKGLDVAKKLGAENFVFWGGREGFYSIHNTDVGAELKHMANFFKMAVKYKEKIGLKCQFLIEPKPKEPCKHQYDYDAMSVIGFLKHYELDSHFKLNIEPNHTTLAGHSYEHDVIMASVFGMLGSVDSNTGSPDLGWDTDQFPMDIRNTTMIMKTVIEQGGLQPGGLNFDAKVRRESTDLEDLFIAHIGAMDAFARGLRNAVRIIEEGVITSMVKERYMSFSHGIGQKVEDGSTSLEELEDFVKQNGEPKVTSGKQEKYETVFNHYL